A genomic stretch from Oncorhynchus clarkii lewisi isolate Uvic-CL-2024 unplaced genomic scaffold, UVic_Ocla_1.0 unplaced_contig_6721_pilon_pilon, whole genome shotgun sequence includes:
- the LOC139402747 gene encoding ATP-dependent RNA helicase DDX1-like isoform X1, protein MAAFSEMGVMPEIAQAVEEMDWLLPTDIQAESIPLILGGGDVLMAAETGSGKTGAFSIPVIQIVYETLKDQQEGKKGRTAVKTGGAVFNKWQMNPYDRSTAFAIGPDGLCCQSREFKEWHGCRSTKAITKGKYYYEVSCHDQGLCRIGWSTSQAALDLGTDKYGFGFGGTGKKSHNKQFDSYGEEFTMHDTMGCYLDLDNGLLSFSKNGTDLGLAFEIPALLKNQPFFASCVLKNAELKFNFGGEEFKNPPKTGFVAVDQASEGHVVKSSQTGSVKVSEVKAASCGPKALIVEPSKELAEQTLNNVNQCKRYVDNPKLRDLLIIGGVPARDQLAVLEQGVDIVVGTPGRLDDLISTGKLTLSQVRFLVLDECDGLLTAGYTDFIMRIYNQIPQVTSDGKRLQVIVCSATLHSFDVKKLSERIMHFPTWVDLKGEDSVPETVHHVVVPVNPKHDRSWERLDRKNHILTDEVHAKDNTRPGANSSEMWSEAIKILKGEYTIRAIKEHNMDQAIIFCRTKIDCDNMEQYFIVQGGGPDKKGHQLSCVCLHGDRKPNERKTNLDRFKKQEVKFLICTDVAARGIDIHGVPYVINVTLPDEKQNYVHRIGRVGRAERMGLAISLVAMEKEKVWYHTCANRGRGCHNTRLKEEGGCTIWYNEKELLSDVEEHLKCTITQCEPDIKVPVDDFDGKVTYGKRRAAAGGNYSGHVAALAPTVQELANLEREAQTSFLHLGYLPNQLFKAF, encoded by the exons ATGGCAGCGTTTTCTG AAATGGGCGTTATGCCTGAGATCGCCCAAGCAGTCGAGGAGATGGACTGGCT CCTCCCCACAGACATCCAGGCAGAGTCCATTCCGTTGATCCTGGGGGGAGGAGATGTCCTCATG gcggcagagactgggagcgGGAAGACCGGG gCCTTCAGTATCCCAGTGATCCAGATAGTGTATGAGACTCTGAAGGACCAGCAGGAGGGGAAGAAGGGGAGAACTGCTGTGAAGACTGGTGGAGCAG TCTTCAATAAATGGCAGATGAACCCGTATGACAGAAGCACAGCGTTTG ccATTGGACCAGACGGACTGTGTTGTCAAAGCAGGGAGTTTAAAGAATGGCATGGCTGTCGCTCTACCAAAGCCATCACCAAGG ggaAGTACTACTATGAGGTATCATGTCATGACCAGGGCCTGTGTAGGATCGGCTGGTCTACCAGCCAGGCAGCTTTGGACTTAG gtACCGATAAGTACGGCTTTGGCTTCGGAGGAACGGGGAAGAAATCTCACAACAAACAGTTTGACAGTTATGGAGAG gAGTTCACCATGCATGACACCATGGGATGCTATCTGGATCTAGACAACggactcctctccttctccaaaaACG gtactGACCTGGGCTTGGCGTTTGAGATCCCAGCTCTTCTGAAGAACCAGCCCTTCTTTGCTTCCTGTGTCCTCAAG AATGCAGAGCTGAAGTTTAACTTTGGGGGGGAGGAGTTTAAGAATCCTCCCAAGACTGGCTTCGTAGCGGTGGACCAAGCTTCTGAGGGACATGTGGTCAAATCCAGCCAGACAG GCAGTGTTAAGGTGTCGGAGGTGAAGGCTGCTTCCTGTGGTCCCAAAGCTCTGATCGTCGAACCGTCTAAAGAGCTTGCTGAACAGACCCTCAACAACGTTAACCAGTGTAAGAGATATGTGGACAATCCCAAGCTCAG AGATCTTCTGATCATCGGAGGTGTTCCTGCTAGAGACCAGCTGGCTGTACTGGAACAAGGG GTGGACATCGTGGTTGGAACACCAGGTCGTCTCGATGACCTCATCTCTACGGGGAAACTCACCTTGTCTCAAGTCCGCTTCCTGGTCCTAGATGAGTGT GATGGTCTCCTAACTGCCGGCTACACCGACTTTATCATGAGAATCTACAACCAGATTCCTCAAGTCACCTCGGACGGCAAGAGACTTCAG GTCATCGTCTGCTCAGCGACGCTCCACTCCTTCGATGTGAAGAAGCTGTCGGAGAGGATCATGCACTTCCCCACCTGGGTGGACCTGAAGGGAGAGGATTCTGTCCCTGAGACCGTACATCACGTGGTCGTACCTGTTAACCCTAAACACGACCGCAGCTGGGAACGCCTCGACCGCAAGAACCACATCCTG actgaTGAGGTCCATGCTAAAGACAACACCAGACCAGGAGCCAACAGCTCAG agatgtGGTCTGAGGCCATCAAGATCTTGAAGGGGGAGTACACCATCAGAGCCATCAAGGAACACAACATGGACCAGGCCATCATCTTCTGTCGGACCAAGATCGACTGTGACAACATGGAGCAGTACTTCAtcgtacagggaggag GTCCAGATAAAAAAGGCCACCAGCTTTCCTGTGTCTGTCTCCATGGTGACCGGAAGCCCAACGAACGCAAGACCAATCTGGACCGATTCAAG AAACAGGAAGTGAAGTTTTTGATCTGTACAGACGTGGCGGCCAGGGGCATCGACATCCACGGAGTCCCCTACg TGATCAACGTGACTCTGCCAGATGAGAAGCAGAACTATGTCCATCGTATCGGCAGAGTGGGGAGAGCAGAGAG GATGGGGTTGGCCATCTCTCTCgttgccatggagaaggagaag GTGTGGTACCATACGTGTGCTAACCGGGGCAGAGGGTGTCACAACACCAggctgaaggaggagggaggatgtaCCATCTGGTACaatgagaaggag CTCCTGTCTGATGTAGAGGAGCATTTAAAGTGTACCATCACCCAGTGTGAACCGGACATCAAGGTTCCTGTGGACGACTTTGACGGCAAGGTGACCTACGGCAAGCGCAGAGCAGCAGCAG gtGGTAACTATAGTGGTCATGTGGCTGCGTTGGCTCCTACAGTTCAGGAGCTGGCCAATCTGGAGAGAGAAGCTCAGACCTCCTTCCTACATCTGGGGTACCTGCCCAACCAGCTGTTCAAAGCCTTCTGA
- the LOC139402747 gene encoding ATP-dependent RNA helicase DDX1-like isoform X2, translating to MAAFSEMGVMPEIAQAVEEMDWLLPTDIQAESIPLILGGGDVLMAAETGSGKTGAFSIPVIQIVYETLKDQQEGKKGRTAVKTGGAVFNKWQMNPYDRSTAFAIGPDGLCCQSREFKEWHGCRSTKAITKGKYYYEVSCHDQGLCRIGWSTSQAALDLGTDLGLAFEIPALLKNQPFFASCVLKNAELKFNFGGEEFKNPPKTGFVAVDQASEGHVVKSSQTGSVKVSEVKAASCGPKALIVEPSKELAEQTLNNVNQCKRYVDNPKLRDLLIIGGVPARDQLAVLEQGVDIVVGTPGRLDDLISTGKLTLSQVRFLVLDECDGLLTAGYTDFIMRIYNQIPQVTSDGKRLQVIVCSATLHSFDVKKLSERIMHFPTWVDLKGEDSVPETVHHVVVPVNPKHDRSWERLDRKNHILTDEVHAKDNTRPGANSSEMWSEAIKILKGEYTIRAIKEHNMDQAIIFCRTKIDCDNMEQYFIVQGGGPDKKGHQLSCVCLHGDRKPNERKTNLDRFKKQEVKFLICTDVAARGIDIHGVPYVINVTLPDEKQNYVHRIGRVGRAERMGLAISLVAMEKEKVWYHTCANRGRGCHNTRLKEEGGCTIWYNEKELLSDVEEHLKCTITQCEPDIKVPVDDFDGKVTYGKRRAAAGGNYSGHVAALAPTVQELANLEREAQTSFLHLGYLPNQLFKAF from the exons ATGGCAGCGTTTTCTG AAATGGGCGTTATGCCTGAGATCGCCCAAGCAGTCGAGGAGATGGACTGGCT CCTCCCCACAGACATCCAGGCAGAGTCCATTCCGTTGATCCTGGGGGGAGGAGATGTCCTCATG gcggcagagactgggagcgGGAAGACCGGG gCCTTCAGTATCCCAGTGATCCAGATAGTGTATGAGACTCTGAAGGACCAGCAGGAGGGGAAGAAGGGGAGAACTGCTGTGAAGACTGGTGGAGCAG TCTTCAATAAATGGCAGATGAACCCGTATGACAGAAGCACAGCGTTTG ccATTGGACCAGACGGACTGTGTTGTCAAAGCAGGGAGTTTAAAGAATGGCATGGCTGTCGCTCTACCAAAGCCATCACCAAGG ggaAGTACTACTATGAGGTATCATGTCATGACCAGGGCCTGTGTAGGATCGGCTGGTCTACCAGCCAGGCAGCTTTGGACTTAG gtactGACCTGGGCTTGGCGTTTGAGATCCCAGCTCTTCTGAAGAACCAGCCCTTCTTTGCTTCCTGTGTCCTCAAG AATGCAGAGCTGAAGTTTAACTTTGGGGGGGAGGAGTTTAAGAATCCTCCCAAGACTGGCTTCGTAGCGGTGGACCAAGCTTCTGAGGGACATGTGGTCAAATCCAGCCAGACAG GCAGTGTTAAGGTGTCGGAGGTGAAGGCTGCTTCCTGTGGTCCCAAAGCTCTGATCGTCGAACCGTCTAAAGAGCTTGCTGAACAGACCCTCAACAACGTTAACCAGTGTAAGAGATATGTGGACAATCCCAAGCTCAG AGATCTTCTGATCATCGGAGGTGTTCCTGCTAGAGACCAGCTGGCTGTACTGGAACAAGGG GTGGACATCGTGGTTGGAACACCAGGTCGTCTCGATGACCTCATCTCTACGGGGAAACTCACCTTGTCTCAAGTCCGCTTCCTGGTCCTAGATGAGTGT GATGGTCTCCTAACTGCCGGCTACACCGACTTTATCATGAGAATCTACAACCAGATTCCTCAAGTCACCTCGGACGGCAAGAGACTTCAG GTCATCGTCTGCTCAGCGACGCTCCACTCCTTCGATGTGAAGAAGCTGTCGGAGAGGATCATGCACTTCCCCACCTGGGTGGACCTGAAGGGAGAGGATTCTGTCCCTGAGACCGTACATCACGTGGTCGTACCTGTTAACCCTAAACACGACCGCAGCTGGGAACGCCTCGACCGCAAGAACCACATCCTG actgaTGAGGTCCATGCTAAAGACAACACCAGACCAGGAGCCAACAGCTCAG agatgtGGTCTGAGGCCATCAAGATCTTGAAGGGGGAGTACACCATCAGAGCCATCAAGGAACACAACATGGACCAGGCCATCATCTTCTGTCGGACCAAGATCGACTGTGACAACATGGAGCAGTACTTCAtcgtacagggaggag GTCCAGATAAAAAAGGCCACCAGCTTTCCTGTGTCTGTCTCCATGGTGACCGGAAGCCCAACGAACGCAAGACCAATCTGGACCGATTCAAG AAACAGGAAGTGAAGTTTTTGATCTGTACAGACGTGGCGGCCAGGGGCATCGACATCCACGGAGTCCCCTACg TGATCAACGTGACTCTGCCAGATGAGAAGCAGAACTATGTCCATCGTATCGGCAGAGTGGGGAGAGCAGAGAG GATGGGGTTGGCCATCTCTCTCgttgccatggagaaggagaag GTGTGGTACCATACGTGTGCTAACCGGGGCAGAGGGTGTCACAACACCAggctgaaggaggagggaggatgtaCCATCTGGTACaatgagaaggag CTCCTGTCTGATGTAGAGGAGCATTTAAAGTGTACCATCACCCAGTGTGAACCGGACATCAAGGTTCCTGTGGACGACTTTGACGGCAAGGTGACCTACGGCAAGCGCAGAGCAGCAGCAG gtGGTAACTATAGTGGTCATGTGGCTGCGTTGGCTCCTACAGTTCAGGAGCTGGCCAATCTGGAGAGAGAAGCTCAGACCTCCTTCCTACATCTGGGGTACCTGCCCAACCAGCTGTTCAAAGCCTTCTGA